In Lepus europaeus isolate LE1 chromosome 22, mLepTim1.pri, whole genome shotgun sequence, the following are encoded in one genomic region:
- the FLRT2 gene encoding leucine-rich repeat transmembrane protein FLRT2 gives MGLRITKWPSHGALFLKSWLIITLGLYSQVSKLLACPSVCRCDRNFVYCNERSLTSVPLGIPEGVTVLYLHNNQINNAGFPAELHNVQSVHTVYLYGNQLDEFPMNLPKNVRVLHLQENNIQTISRAALAQLLKLEELHLDDNSISTVGVEDGAFREAISLKLLFLSKNHLSSVPVGLPVELQELRVDENRIAVISDMAFQNLTSLERLIVDGNLLTNKGIAEGTFSHLTKLKEFSIVRNSLTQPPSDLPGTHLVRLYLQDNQINHIPLTAFSNLRKLERLDISNNQLRMLTQGVFDNLSNLKQLTARNNPWFCDCSIKWVTEWLKYIPSSLNVRGFMCQGPEQVRGMAVRELNMNLLSCPTSTPGLPLFTPAPSTASPTTQPPTLSVPTPSRSYTPPIPTTVKLPTVPEWDGSERVTPPIAERIQLFIHFVNDTSIQVSWLSLFTVMAYKLTWVKMGHSLVGGIVQERIVSGEKQHLSLINLEPRSTYRICLVPLDAFNYRAVEDTICSEATTHASYLNNGSNTASSHEQTTSHSMGSPFLLAGLIGGAVIFVLVVLLSVFCWHMHKKGRYTSQKWKYNRGRRKDDYCEAGTKKDNSILEMTETSFQIVSLNNDQLLKGDFRLQPIYTPNGGINYTDCHIPNNMRYCNSSVPDLEHCHT, from the coding sequence ATGGGCCTAAGGATCACAAAGTGGCCCAGCCATGGGGCTTTGTTTCTGAAATCTTGGCTCATCATTACCCTGGGGCTCTACTCACAGGTGTCAAAACTCCTGGCCTGCCCTAGTGTGTGCCGCTGCGACAGGAACTTTGTCTACTGTAATGAGCGAAGCTTGACCTCAGTGCCTCTTGGGATCCCGGAGGGCGTAACCGTGCTCTACCTCCACAACAACCAAATTAATAATGCTGGATTTCCTGCAGAACTGCACAACGTACAGTCAGTGCACACGGTCTACCTTTATGGCAACCAACTGGATGAATTCCCCATGAACCTGCCCAAGAATGTCAGGGTTCTCCATTTGCAGGAAAACAACATTCAGACCATTTCACGGGCTGCTCTTGCGCAGCTCTTGAAGCTTGAAGAGCTACACCTGGATGACAATTCTATATCCACAGTGGGGGTGGAAGATGGGGCCTTCCGCGAGGCTATTAGCCTCAAATTGTTGTTTTTATCCAAGAATCACCTGAGTAGTGTGCCTGTTGGGCTTCCTGTGGAGTTGCAAGAGCTGAGAGTGGATGAAAATCGAATTGCTGTCATATCAGACATGGCCTTTCAGAACCTCACAAGCTTGGAACGTCTGATTGTGGATGGAAATCTCCTGACCAACAAGGGCATTGCTGAGGGCACCTTCAGCCATCTCACCAAGCTCAAGGAGTTCTCAATCGTACGTAATTCACTCACCCAACCCCCTTCTGATCTCCCTGGTACGCACCTGGTCAGGCTTTATTTGCAGGACAACCAGATAAACCACATCCCTTTGACAGCCTTCTCCAATCTCCGTAAGCTGGAACGGTTGGATATATCCAACAACCAACTGCGAATGTTAACTCAAGGGGTCTTTGATAATCTCTCCAATCTGAAGCAACTCACTGCTCGGAATAATCCTTGGTTTTGTGACTGCAGTATTAAATGGGTCACAGAATGGCTCAAATACATCCCTTCATCTCTCAACGTGCGGGGTTTCATGTGCCAAGGTCCTGAGCAAGTCCGCGGGATGGCCGTCAGGGAGTTGAATATGAACCTTTTGTCCTGTCCCACCTCAACCCCAGGCCTGCCTCTCTTCACCCCAGCCCCAAGCACAGCTTCTCCCACGACTCagcctcctactctctctgttcCAACGCCAAGCAGAAGCTACACACCTCCAATTCCTACCACAGTGAAACTCCCCACGGTTCCCGAGTGGGATGGCAGTGAAAGAGTGACGCCACCTATTGCTGAACGGATCCAACTTTTTATCCACTTTGTGAATGATACTTCCATTCAAGTGAGCTGGCTTTCTCTCTTTACTGTGATGGCGTACAAACTCACATGGGTGAAAATGGGCCACAGTTTGGTGGGTGGCATTGTTCAGGAACGCATAGTCAGTGGTGAGAAACAACACCTGAGCTTGATTAACTTAGAGCCCAGATCCACCTATCGGATTTGTTTAGTGCCACTGGATGCTTTTAACTACCGTGCTGTAGAAGATACCATTTGTTCTGAGGCCACCACGCATGCCTCCTACTTGAACAATGGCAGCAACACTGCTTCCAGCCATGAGCAGACGACATCCCACAGCATGGGCTCCCCTTTTCTCCTGGCAGGCTTGATTGGGGGTGCAGTGATATTTGTGCTCGTGGTCTTGCTCAGCGTCTTTTGCTGGCACATGCACAAAAAGGGGCGTTACACTTCCCAGAAGTGGAAATACAACCGGGGCCGGCGGAAAGATGACTACTGTGAGGCAGGCACCAAGAAGGACAACTCCATCCTGGAGATGACAGAAACTAGTTTTCAGATCGTCTCCTTAAATAACGATCAGCTCCTTAAAGGAGATTTCAGACTGCAACCCATCTATACCCCAAATGGGGGCATTAATTACACAGACTGCCACATCCCCAACAACATGCGATACTGCAACAGCAGCGTGCCAGACCTGGAACACTGCCATACGTAA